TGAGGCGGGGGCGCCCCGGGTGGTTGAGTGCCCCCCTGCGAGAGCGTCGGGGCGGTTGAAGCGGCGGCCTTACAGGACCGCCAGGGGTTCGGTCGGCTCTTCAGCCAGGGCCGTGCCCGTTTGTCGATGGACGCCGGCCCCACCGCTTCACCGTCTGCGTAGCGTCCGCTTTTCTACGGTTTTCGGCCGATTAACCGCCCTCAAGGCCCACTCCGCCCGCCTCGGGGGCGTCGGCGACGCCCGGCCGGCGGTGGTTCGATTCGAAACGGACCGGGAGGAATCCCCTCCCCGAGGGTCCGTTTCGGAACCGTCGGGCCCCGCCAGCCGTGGGCACGCCGCACCCTCTCCACCTGTCCATGCCCGACTCGACCGACCCCCAATCCACCGTCCCCCAGTCCAGCGACGAGCCGACCCTCCAGTCCGAGGCCCAGCGCCTCGCCGACGCCGCCCGCCACCGGGCCACCGAGGCCGTCGAGGAACTGAAGGTGGCGTCCAACCAAGTCGTCGACAAGGTCCGCGAGTACATCGAGGACGCCAACGTCAAGCGCGTCACGATCAAGCGCCAGGGGAAGGTCCTCCTCGAGATCCCCCTGACCGTCGGCGTCGGGGCGGGCGCGGCGGCGCTCCTGCTCAACCCGGTCCTCTCGGCCGTCGGCGCCCTCGCGGCGCTCGTCTCCGACGTCACGCTCGTCGTCGAGCGCGTCGACGGCGCGGCGGCCGACGAGCACGTCGCGAACGTCAACGCGCCCGAGGCGAACGACAACGCCGGCGACGACGCGGCCGACAAGACCGTCGGCAAGCCGAACGAGTAGGCCCTCCCCCGCCCCGTCTCGCCGCGCGGGCCGTTCGTCGGACGGCCCGCGCGTGTTCTGTATGGACCTCGACGACGCCCGCGCCCTCCTCGACCCGCTCGTCGAGCGCTACGAGCGGACGGCCTTCATCGACGACGACCCCGTCTCGGTGGTCCACGCCTTCGACGACCCGGCCGACCGCGAGGTGATCGGGCTGTACGCGGCGATCCTCGCGTGGGGCCGCCGGTCCGTGATCCTCTCGAAGCTGGCCGAGCTCGTCGACCGGATGGACGCGCGGCCGGCCCAGTTCGTCCGCACGTTCACGCCGTCGAAGGCCGACCGCCTCGACGGGTTCAAGCACCGGACGTTCTCCTCCGCCGACGCCGTCGCCCTCACGCGCTCGCTCCGCGCCGCGATCGACCGCTACGGCTCGCTCGGTGATCTCTTCGCAAGCGGCCTCGACCCTGACGACGACGTCGGACCGGCGATCCAGCGCTTTTCCGACACCCTCCTCACCATCGTCCCCGAGGCAGGCATGCGGACGAAGCACCTCGCGCGGCCGTCGACCGGGAGCGCGTGCAAGCGGCTCGCGATGTACGCCCGGTGGATGACGCGGCCCGGCCCCGTCGACCTCAGCGTGTGGGCGGGCGTCCGGCCCGACCAACTCGTCATCCCGCTCGACATCCACACCGGCACGCAGGCGCGGAGGCTCGGTCTGCTGGAGCGACGCTACGAC
This sequence is a window from Rubrivirga marina. Protein-coding genes within it:
- a CDS encoding TIGR02757 family protein; its protein translation is MDLDDARALLDPLVERYERTAFIDDDPVSVVHAFDDPADREVIGLYAAILAWGRRSVILSKLAELVDRMDARPAQFVRTFTPSKADRLDGFKHRTFSSADAVALTRSLRAAIDRYGSLGDLFASGLDPDDDVGPAIQRFSDTLLTIVPEAGMRTKHLARPSTGSACKRLAMYARWMTRPGPVDLSVWAGVRPDQLVIPLDIHTGTQARRLGLLERRYDDWRAVQELTDVCRALCPEDPARYDFALFGLGAYGGEPIG
- a CDS encoding DUF4342 domain-containing protein, with the protein product MPDSTDPQSTVPQSSDEPTLQSEAQRLADAARHRATEAVEELKVASNQVVDKVREYIEDANVKRVTIKRQGKVLLEIPLTVGVGAGAAALLLNPVLSAVGALAALVSDVTLVVERVDGAAADEHVANVNAPEANDNAGDDAADKTVGKPNE